In Duganella zoogloeoides, a single genomic region encodes these proteins:
- a CDS encoding DNA-methyltransferase: protein MTIKILIGDVREQLRTLAADSIHCCVTSPPYWGLRDYGVEGQIGLEASPAEFIAVMVDVFEEVRRVLRPDGTCWINMGDSYATGAGRVGNHPGGGAQGEAWRGSRGGHEGKQAYSVGARGTGQLTQPNRMPQPGLKAKDLVMMPHRLAIALQDAGWWVRQDIVWSKPNPMPESVRDRCTKSHEYIFLLTKSEKYFYDAEAIKEPAVSAADHPRNSFATKDYDVPGQKPQKRVARGVGFGHGTDAETRQRGRVEASCSKDEGRDEQGLRTASRMGGGAGFRSDRASRPDMRNKRSVWTMATHSFAEAHFATFPPELPENCINAGCPVGGVVLDPFFGAGTTGLVADRLQRDCIGIELNPAYAEIARKRIQGESTLFAEIEVAA from the coding sequence ATGACGATCAAGATACTTATCGGCGACGTGCGCGAACAGCTGCGCACGCTGGCCGCCGACAGCATTCACTGCTGCGTCACGTCCCCGCCTTACTGGGGGCTGCGCGACTACGGCGTCGAGGGCCAGATCGGCCTGGAGGCGAGCCCGGCGGAATTCATCGCCGTGATGGTCGACGTCTTCGAAGAGGTGCGCCGCGTACTGCGCCCCGATGGCACCTGCTGGATCAACATGGGCGACAGCTACGCAACGGGCGCTGGCCGGGTGGGTAATCACCCTGGTGGTGGAGCGCAGGGTGAGGCCTGGCGTGGCTCGCGAGGCGGACACGAGGGCAAGCAAGCATACAGCGTCGGCGCGCGCGGTACTGGGCAACTCACCCAGCCCAACCGCATGCCGCAGCCAGGCCTCAAGGCCAAGGATCTTGTAATGATGCCGCACCGCCTGGCCATCGCACTGCAGGACGCCGGCTGGTGGGTGCGCCAGGACATCGTATGGAGCAAACCCAACCCAATGCCGGAGTCGGTGCGTGACCGCTGCACGAAGTCGCACGAGTACATCTTCTTACTCACCAAAAGCGAGAAGTATTTTTACGACGCCGAAGCTATCAAGGAACCTGCGGTGAGCGCCGCCGACCACCCGCGCAACAGCTTCGCCACGAAGGATTACGACGTGCCTGGACAGAAGCCCCAGAAACGCGTCGCGCGCGGCGTCGGCTTCGGGCATGGTACGGACGCCGAAACGCGCCAACGCGGCCGCGTTGAGGCGTCGTGCAGCAAGGACGAAGGTCGTGATGAGCAGGGCCTGCGCACGGCGTCTCGGATGGGCGGCGGCGCCGGCTTCCGTAGTGACCGTGCCTCACGTCCGGACATGCGCAATAAGCGCAGCGTCTGGACCATGGCCACGCATTCGTTCGCCGAGGCGCACTTCGCCACGTTCCCGCCAGAGTTACCCGAGAACTGCATCAATGCTGGCTGCCCAGTGGGCGGCGTCGTGTTGGATCCGTTCTTCGGCGCCGGCACCACCGGCCTGGTGGCTGACCGTCTCCAGCGCGATTGCATCGGCATCGAATTGAATCCCGCTTATGCCGAGATCGCGCGCAAGCGCATCCAAGGCGAATCTACACTTTTTGCTGAAATCGAGGTAGCCGCATGA
- a CDS encoding YdaU family protein, translating to MNYYQHHIGDFRAGTFTMGRLERWLYRDMMDMYYDTEKPLPLDHEMVFYTLGTTDEQERTAVERLLKFKFQKTTEGYVHERCDSEIRAFHDKAEKASAAGKASAASRTTKKPTDVEQGGNVGSTDVQRPSTNHKPLTNNHKNKTLSAQSPDAPRDTGEQGDDEDKERRKQRRSTPEDEACARWLFGRILANNPGHKPPSFEAWSEDVRLMRERDRRTHREICELFSWAQDDEFWKANVLSPSKLREKWDQLTIKRGTPQKGTKHGNFSAQDYRAGVSADGKF from the coding sequence GTGAATTATTACCAGCACCACATCGGCGACTTCCGCGCCGGCACTTTCACCATGGGCCGCCTGGAGCGTTGGCTCTACCGCGACATGATGGACATGTATTACGACACTGAAAAACCGCTGCCACTGGACCACGAAATGGTGTTCTACACCCTTGGAACGACCGATGAACAGGAGCGAACGGCCGTTGAACGTCTGTTGAAATTTAAGTTCCAAAAGACAACAGAAGGATACGTCCACGAGCGCTGCGACAGCGAAATTCGGGCCTTCCACGACAAGGCGGAGAAAGCATCGGCCGCTGGCAAGGCATCTGCTGCCAGTCGTACAACAAAAAAGCCAACGGACGTTGAACAGGGGGGCAACGTCGGTTCAACGGATGTTCAACGTCCGTCAACTAACCATAAACCATTAACCAATAACCATAAGAATAAAACCTTGTCGGCGCAAAGCCCCGACGCGCCGAGGGATACCGGCGAGCAGGGTGATGATGAGGACAAGGAGCGGCGCAAGCAACGCCGCAGCACGCCCGAGGACGAGGCGTGCGCGCGCTGGCTGTTCGGCCGCATCCTGGCGAACAATCCGGGCCACAAGCCGCCCAGCTTCGAGGCATGGTCGGAGGATGTGCGGCTGATGCGCGAGCGTGACCGCCGCACCCACCGCGAGATCTGCGAGCTGTTCAGCTGGGCGCAAGACGACGAGTTTTGGAAGGCCAACGTGCTTTCGCCCTCGAAGCTGCGCGAAAAGTGGGACCAACTGACGATCAAACGCGGCACGCCGCAGAAAGGCACGAAACATGGAAACTTCTCCGCGCAGGATTACCGGGCAGGGGTTAGCGCTGATGGCAAATTCTGA
- a CDS encoding gas vesicle protein GvpD has translation MSAILETCQQHGEYTSLLLAGGWSACVKCEHVAEAAATAAAQASWQAELRNRAWEVRLGRAAIPERFSDRRLGTYEPTCDEAEKALRMVTRYADNFAAVRKAGACLILCGDVGTGKTHLAVGVAHVVLEQGGQAVFTSVMRAVRSVKETYAKGNSKTEAQAIADLVEPDLLILDEVGVQHGSDTEKLVLFEIINGRYEAGRPTIVISNLAIKLLEEYLGARAFDRLREGGGQLVVCDWESYRSRRAA, from the coding sequence ATGAGCGCGATCCTCGAAACTTGCCAGCAGCACGGCGAGTACACCTCGCTGCTGCTCGCCGGCGGCTGGTCTGCCTGCGTGAAGTGCGAGCACGTGGCCGAGGCGGCGGCTACGGCAGCCGCACAGGCCTCCTGGCAGGCCGAACTGCGCAACCGGGCATGGGAGGTGCGCCTGGGGCGCGCGGCGATCCCTGAGCGCTTCTCCGACCGCCGGCTGGGCACGTACGAGCCGACCTGCGACGAAGCCGAGAAGGCGCTGCGCATGGTCACCCGCTACGCGGACAATTTCGCTGCCGTGCGCAAGGCCGGCGCCTGCCTGATCCTGTGCGGTGACGTCGGTACCGGGAAGACCCACCTGGCCGTCGGCGTCGCGCACGTGGTGCTGGAGCAGGGCGGTCAGGCCGTTTTCACGTCGGTGATGCGCGCGGTCCGGTCCGTGAAGGAGACCTATGCCAAGGGCAACTCGAAGACCGAAGCGCAGGCGATCGCCGACCTGGTCGAACCGGACCTTTTGATCCTCGACGAGGTGGGCGTGCAGCACGGCAGCGACACCGAAAAGCTGGTGCTGTTCGAGATCATCAACGGCCGCTACGAGGCAGGCCGGCCGACGATCGTGATCAGCAACCTGGCGATCAAGCTGCTAGAGGAATACCTCGGCGCGCGCGCGTTCGACCGGCTGCGCGAAGGTGGCGGCCAGCTCGTGGTGTGCGATTGGGAATCGTACCGGTCGCGGAGGGCGGCCTGA
- a CDS encoding recombinase family protein: MMSGLLETTILSPFRRAAAYVRMSTERQTYSTANQMQRIQEYAAEQQITIVAVYEDAGKSGLTMRGRPGLQQLLADVQTKDDFTCILVYDVSRWGRFQDVDESAHYEYICRLNGVQVTYCTEAFQNDDSPYTSIIKAMKRIAAADYSRELSSKVFIAQCRIIKMGYKLGGMAGYGLRRALLDSNGDFIRIMEKGEWKAVQTHRVVLVPGPKHEIEVVNLIFHWYAVDKVGDRRIAIALNEQNVASESGRPWTGALIRGMIRNEKYIGNLIFNKGSYKLRKTAVRNPAALWVRCDAAFPPIVPLQLFHAARIERSDRNYRYTTEELMQTLQRIYKAHGRVTSALIDRDPDGPACQLFCRRFGSIYAAYELAEIPGPFNAEAIITRRRTHSIKAGFLDIVKCAIIEAGGTWQATNMPHTLRINDAVTASIRVVRCALDNKWGNHRWRINKRLATGYDFLIAAVLDQRNEKIEAYLLVSAREFENRDISFTELTRASLGNIIRPELADFFPHPVELSEQGG; this comes from the coding sequence ATGATGAGCGGTTTGCTGGAAACTACTATCCTGTCGCCGTTTCGTCGAGCTGCGGCCTATGTGCGAATGTCAACCGAGAGACAGACCTACTCCACGGCAAACCAGATGCAGCGCATCCAGGAGTATGCAGCGGAGCAGCAGATAACGATCGTGGCAGTTTATGAAGACGCGGGCAAAAGCGGGCTCACCATGCGGGGGCGACCCGGCCTGCAGCAGCTGCTTGCAGACGTGCAGACGAAAGACGATTTCACCTGCATCCTCGTGTACGACGTCAGCCGCTGGGGCCGCTTCCAAGACGTCGATGAGAGCGCCCATTACGAGTACATCTGCCGGCTGAACGGAGTGCAGGTCACCTACTGCACCGAGGCCTTCCAGAATGATGATTCGCCCTACACCTCGATCATCAAAGCGATGAAGCGAATAGCAGCGGCGGATTACAGCCGCGAGCTGTCTTCCAAAGTATTCATTGCCCAGTGCCGCATCATCAAGATGGGATACAAACTGGGTGGCATGGCTGGATACGGCCTGCGCCGAGCGCTACTCGATTCGAATGGCGATTTCATCCGCATAATGGAAAAAGGCGAATGGAAGGCGGTTCAGACGCACCGCGTCGTCCTGGTGCCTGGCCCCAAGCACGAAATCGAGGTTGTTAATCTAATATTCCACTGGTACGCCGTAGACAAAGTTGGAGATCGACGTATCGCCATCGCGCTCAACGAGCAGAACGTCGCTTCAGAATCTGGCAGGCCGTGGACAGGCGCACTCATCCGAGGAATGATCCGCAACGAAAAATACATCGGCAACCTTATATTCAACAAGGGATCCTACAAGCTGCGAAAGACCGCCGTCAGGAATCCCGCGGCGTTGTGGGTCCGCTGCGATGCAGCTTTCCCGCCAATTGTGCCTTTGCAACTCTTCCATGCCGCACGCATAGAGCGGAGTGATCGAAATTATCGATACACCACCGAGGAGCTCATGCAGACCCTGCAGCGAATTTACAAAGCCCACGGAAGGGTAACCAGCGCCTTGATTGACCGGGATCCAGACGGACCTGCATGCCAGCTCTTCTGCCGTCGCTTCGGGTCCATATACGCCGCGTATGAACTGGCAGAAATTCCGGGGCCATTCAATGCCGAGGCCATCATTACTCGCCGCCGCACGCACTCGATAAAGGCCGGGTTCCTCGACATTGTGAAATGTGCCATTATTGAGGCAGGCGGCACCTGGCAAGCAACCAACATGCCGCACACCCTTCGTATAAACGACGCGGTCACCGCATCGATTCGCGTGGTGCGCTGCGCGCTGGACAATAAGTGGGGTAACCACCGGTGGCGAATCAATAAGCGGCTCGCTACCGGCTACGACTTTCTCATTGCTGCCGTACTGGATCAGCGAAATGAAAAAATTGAAGCCTACCTGTTGGTGTCGGCGCGCGAATTTGAAAACCGAGACATCTCTTTCACCGAATTAACCCGCGCCAGTCTGGGGAATATCATCAGGCCTGAATTGGCCGACTTTTTCCCACACCCGGTCGAACTATCTGAGCAAGGCGGCTGA
- a CDS encoding recombinase family protein: MKSSQAPSTVRLRAAAYVRMSTERQIYSTANQLDRIRQYAASHDVDVVTIYEDSGRSGLTKKGRPGLTQMIEDVQGNHDFALILVYDISRWGRFQDLDESAHYEYLCRLNGVNVAYCAEVFENDGTPFTAIIKALKRAAAAEYSRELSAKVFAGQCRMISMGYKTGGPPGYGLRRALLDSDGKIIQILKAGEWKAVQTHRVVLVPGPVAEIAIVNQVFKWYAEDGVGDRKIAAVLNEQSVATESGGPWTPDIIRGMLQNEKYIGNLIFNKASFKLRKTAVRNPPEEWVRCDGAITPIVPQELFNAVARERARRHRRYTDQELITSMQRIYNAHGRISSTLIDADPDLPTARLIARHFGTLFDAFTQAGIPNLRSNDFLVTRDQNYGFRDRMVAEATALAIGAGATAELMDAPHTLRLNGSVTVSMRAIRCAHDKKYGYYRWRIPARLAEGCDFLLVALLDRTNRNITSYLLFPTGDLDHRAIAFTESSIKRYSANQRWNLSDFFLPTSSAK, encoded by the coding sequence ATGAAGTCCTCACAAGCACCATCAACCGTCCGCCTCCGCGCTGCAGCGTATGTCCGTATGTCGACGGAGCGCCAGATCTACTCGACGGCCAACCAACTGGACCGGATTCGGCAATACGCGGCGAGCCATGACGTCGACGTGGTAACCATCTACGAAGATTCGGGGCGCAGTGGCCTTACGAAAAAGGGTCGTCCGGGCCTCACTCAAATGATAGAGGACGTGCAGGGCAACCACGACTTCGCATTGATTCTTGTGTACGATATCAGCCGCTGGGGACGGTTCCAGGACTTGGACGAGAGCGCCCACTATGAGTACTTGTGCCGCCTGAACGGCGTCAACGTCGCCTACTGCGCCGAGGTGTTCGAAAACGATGGAACGCCGTTCACAGCCATCATCAAGGCCCTCAAGCGCGCGGCGGCAGCCGAGTACAGCCGCGAGCTTTCTGCCAAGGTCTTCGCCGGCCAGTGCAGAATGATTTCGATGGGATACAAAACGGGCGGGCCACCTGGCTACGGATTACGCCGCGCCCTACTCGACTCGGACGGGAAGATTATTCAGATCCTCAAGGCTGGCGAATGGAAAGCAGTCCAGACCCACCGAGTGGTGCTTGTGCCTGGTCCGGTGGCCGAGATTGCCATTGTCAACCAGGTCTTCAAATGGTACGCCGAGGATGGCGTCGGCGACAGAAAAATCGCTGCTGTACTAAATGAGCAATCTGTCGCAACGGAGTCAGGTGGCCCCTGGACGCCCGACATAATCCGGGGCATGCTCCAAAATGAAAAATACATCGGCAATCTGATATTTAACAAAGCATCCTTCAAGTTGCGAAAGACTGCGGTGCGGAACCCGCCGGAGGAGTGGGTTCGATGCGACGGCGCGATTACGCCCATCGTGCCCCAAGAGCTTTTCAATGCCGTCGCGCGAGAGCGAGCGCGCCGCCACCGGAGATACACCGACCAGGAGTTGATTACGTCGATGCAGCGGATCTACAACGCGCACGGTCGCATTTCGAGCACCCTGATTGATGCGGATCCGGATTTGCCTACGGCACGGCTGATTGCTCGCCACTTCGGCACGCTATTTGATGCGTTCACACAGGCAGGCATCCCAAATCTTCGGAGCAACGACTTCTTGGTCACACGCGATCAGAACTACGGGTTTCGTGACCGCATGGTGGCCGAGGCGACAGCACTGGCAATCGGTGCCGGGGCAACGGCAGAGCTAATGGATGCACCCCATACACTGCGGTTAAACGGGAGTGTGACGGTATCGATGAGGGCCATCCGATGTGCGCACGACAAAAAATATGGATACTACCGATGGCGGATACCGGCTCGTTTAGCTGAAGGGTGTGACTTCTTGCTCGTTGCATTACTGGACCGCACGAACAGAAATATCACCTCATACCTACTCTTCCCGACTGGTGACCTGGATCATCGGGCGATCGCATTTACAGAATCCAGCATCAAACGGTACTCGGCAAACCAACGATGGAACCTCTCGGACTTCTTCCTGCCGACGAGCTCAGCGAAGTAA
- a CDS encoding putative metallopeptidase yields MTARYLPAPEVLRWARAEILTEGGQLHNPDFAHLEYADVQFLWAPGSFNKQGRTVLGQCEEVIFRCGPWQKGRQQQQMVDWFGAVPDYLITLDAEHCLKCSDAEFCSLVEHELYHIGQEFDEFGSPAFTKDGLPKLCMRGHDVEEFVGVVRRYGANKDVQRMIDAARSAPEVSKLNIARACGTCLLKVA; encoded by the coding sequence ATGACCGCCCGCTACCTGCCCGCGCCGGAAGTGCTCAGGTGGGCCCGGGCCGAGATCCTCACCGAGGGCGGCCAGCTGCACAATCCCGACTTCGCCCACCTGGAGTACGCGGACGTCCAGTTCCTCTGGGCTCCCGGCAGCTTCAACAAACAAGGCCGCACCGTGCTGGGTCAGTGCGAGGAAGTCATCTTCCGCTGCGGACCGTGGCAAAAGGGCCGCCAGCAACAGCAGATGGTCGACTGGTTCGGCGCCGTTCCCGATTACCTGATCACCCTGGACGCCGAACACTGCTTGAAGTGCAGCGACGCTGAGTTCTGCTCGCTGGTCGAACACGAGCTATATCACATCGGCCAGGAGTTCGATGAATTCGGATCGCCCGCCTTCACCAAGGATGGACTGCCGAAGCTCTGTATGCGCGGCCACGATGTCGAGGAGTTCGTCGGCGTGGTCCGCCGCTACGGCGCAAACAAAGACGTGCAGCGAATGATCGACGCCGCCAGGAGCGCGCCGGAGGTCTCCAAACTCAACATCGCGAGGGCGTGCGGAACCTGTCTGCTCAAGGTCGCATAG
- a CDS encoding DUF2280 domain-containing protein, with protein MAALRDEVKLFIVQALACFDTPTQVSKAVKEEFGLDVMRQQVAAYDPNCYVGRNLSEKWRTVFNDTRAKFREEVAEIPIASRAFRLRALARMAQQAEGMRNIALAVSVIEQAAKEVGDMYVNRRLDTPKAPGDNGEGIPAAPEYMLKPDEDLPDSPIL; from the coding sequence ATGGCAGCACTACGAGACGAGGTGAAGCTGTTCATCGTCCAAGCGCTGGCCTGTTTTGACACGCCGACGCAGGTGTCGAAGGCAGTAAAAGAGGAGTTCGGGCTCGACGTTATGCGGCAGCAGGTGGCCGCTTACGACCCGAACTGCTATGTAGGTCGCAACCTCAGCGAGAAGTGGCGCACGGTGTTCAACGACACGCGCGCCAAGTTCCGCGAAGAGGTCGCGGAGATTCCGATCGCCAGCCGAGCCTTCCGCCTTCGTGCGTTGGCCCGGATGGCGCAGCAGGCCGAGGGCATGCGCAATATCGCGCTGGCCGTGTCGGTTATCGAGCAGGCCGCCAAGGAAGTGGGCGACATGTACGTCAACCGCCGCCTCGATACGCCCAAAGCACCAGGCGACAACGGCGAGGGCATCCCGGCCGCGCCAGAATACATGTTGAAGCCCGATGAAGACCTCCCCGACAGCCCGATTCTCTGA
- a CDS encoding phage terminase large subunit family protein, which yields MKTSPTARFSEGPVALTPKQANIYCWGWQKKARFRDAVCGRRFGKTFLGKAEIRRAARLAAEWGVSTEDEIWYCAPTFKQAKRVFWKRLKQAIPPGWRASKPNETECSITTKAGHVIRIVGLDAYDNLRGSGLFFALVDEWADCVYAAWEEVLRPMLSTCKFTIQGEQRVGGHALRIGTPKGFNHCYDSYLDGRGREPDHKSWLYTSVDGGNVPPEEIEAARRKMDPRSFRQEYLASFENYQGVIYYCFDRRKSHTDETVRPGDALHIGMDFNVSHMAAVVFVIRDDMPRAVDEFMEVFDTPAMIEKIKAKYQQAGQQHAISVYPDASGQNRKSSGASESDLTLLRAAKFAVVVDHSNPAVKDRINSVNAMLCNTYDERRFLVNTAKCPKYTISLERQVYDDKGQPDKKGGFDHGNDAGGYFITKRWPVTKRETSVAPLRL from the coding sequence ATGAAGACCTCCCCGACAGCCCGATTCTCTGAAGGTCCTGTCGCGCTCACGCCGAAACAGGCGAACATTTACTGCTGGGGCTGGCAAAAGAAGGCCCGCTTCCGCGATGCGGTGTGCGGCCGTCGCTTCGGTAAGACGTTCCTGGGCAAAGCTGAGATTCGCCGAGCTGCGCGCCTGGCCGCTGAGTGGGGCGTCAGCACCGAGGATGAGATCTGGTACTGCGCGCCGACCTTCAAGCAGGCCAAGCGCGTGTTTTGGAAGCGCCTCAAGCAGGCGATCCCTCCCGGCTGGCGCGCCAGCAAGCCGAACGAAACCGAGTGCTCGATCACGACCAAGGCCGGCCACGTTATCCGTATCGTCGGCCTGGATGCCTACGACAACCTGCGCGGCTCCGGCTTGTTCTTTGCGCTGGTCGATGAATGGGCCGACTGCGTGTATGCGGCCTGGGAGGAGGTGCTCCGTCCGATGCTGTCCACCTGCAAATTCACCATTCAGGGTGAGCAGCGGGTTGGTGGCCACGCGCTGCGCATCGGCACGCCGAAAGGCTTCAACCACTGCTACGACAGCTACCTCGACGGCCGGGGCCGTGAGCCTGACCACAAGAGCTGGCTGTACACGTCGGTCGATGGTGGCAACGTGCCGCCGGAAGAGATCGAGGCGGCGCGCCGCAAGATGGATCCGCGCTCGTTCCGCCAAGAGTACCTGGCCAGCTTCGAGAACTATCAGGGCGTCATTTATTACTGCTTTGATCGCCGGAAGAGTCACACCGACGAAACTGTGCGGCCCGGCGACGCCCTGCACATCGGCATGGACTTCAACGTGTCGCACATGGCTGCCGTGGTCTTCGTGATCCGCGACGACATGCCGCGCGCGGTGGACGAGTTCATGGAGGTGTTCGACACCCCGGCAATGATCGAGAAGATCAAGGCGAAGTATCAGCAGGCCGGCCAGCAGCACGCGATCTCGGTCTACCCCGATGCATCCGGCCAAAACCGGAAGTCGAGTGGGGCGAGCGAATCGGACCTGACGCTGCTGCGCGCCGCTAAGTTCGCCGTGGTGGTGGACCATAGCAACCCGGCCGTCAAGGATCGGATCAATAGCGTGAACGCCATGCTGTGCAACACCTATGACGAGCGGCGCTTCCTGGTCAACACGGCGAAGTGCCCGAAATACACAATCAGCCTGGAGCGCCAGGTGTACGACGACAAAGGCCAGCCCGACAAGAAGGGTGGCTTCGACCACGGCAATGACGCCGGCGGCTACTTCATCACGAAGCGCTGGCCGGTGACCAAGCGCGAGACCAGTGTGGCTCCGCTCCGCCTGTAA
- a CDS encoding DUF4055 domain-containing protein, producing MTHPVRKRSPEAEALNEHCALIDALLGGTKAMRAAVEYMPRWPAEDKESYETRLKVATLFPAYQRTIEVLGAKPFSKPVTLGKDVPAKLQQWLEDVDRQGRNLHAFLAEVGQEALGYGFSGILVDYPPTQDKDGKALYVTKAEEQAAAVRPYFVQIHPKNILGWLTDKDGLKQLRLLETATEEDGDFATKEVEQVRVLTRGAWVTWRKVEGGNKQDDWAPHDSGVTTIKSIPFVPVYGNRLGFMRARPALLELAYANVEHWQSKSDQQNILHVARVPILFGKGLESTDTIAVGAGSMIKTDRADADLKFVEHSGKAIDAGRLSILDLEDRMRQAGAELLVIKPGNVTETQTLADNEQGACALQKVAENIEDSGDQALQFMAEWVGEAEGGHITVFKDFGAATLAEASAELLLKANQAGKLSNESFYGELQRRGIVRPDATWAEEQEKIDAQGPALGNMPDPDAPPAPPPKAKPKAP from the coding sequence ATGACCCACCCAGTACGCAAACGCTCGCCCGAGGCCGAAGCGCTGAACGAGCATTGCGCCCTGATCGACGCGCTGCTGGGCGGCACGAAGGCCATGCGGGCCGCAGTCGAATACATGCCGCGCTGGCCGGCGGAAGATAAGGAATCGTACGAGACGCGCCTGAAGGTGGCGACGCTGTTCCCGGCGTACCAGCGCACGATCGAGGTACTGGGCGCCAAGCCGTTTAGCAAGCCTGTAACGCTGGGCAAGGACGTGCCGGCGAAGCTGCAGCAGTGGCTCGAAGACGTCGACCGCCAGGGCCGCAACCTGCATGCCTTCCTCGCTGAGGTCGGCCAGGAAGCGCTCGGCTACGGTTTCTCTGGCATTCTGGTGGACTACCCTCCGACCCAAGACAAGGACGGCAAGGCGCTGTACGTGACCAAGGCCGAGGAACAGGCCGCTGCCGTACGGCCGTACTTCGTACAGATCCACCCCAAGAACATTCTGGGCTGGCTGACCGATAAGGATGGCCTCAAGCAGTTACGGCTACTGGAAACCGCAACCGAAGAAGACGGCGATTTCGCCACGAAAGAGGTCGAGCAGGTGCGCGTGCTGACGCGGGGCGCCTGGGTCACCTGGCGCAAGGTCGAGGGCGGCAACAAGCAAGACGACTGGGCACCGCACGACAGCGGCGTGACCACCATCAAAAGCATCCCGTTCGTGCCGGTTTATGGAAACCGCCTGGGCTTCATGCGAGCCCGGCCGGCGTTGCTCGAGCTGGCCTACGCCAACGTTGAGCACTGGCAGAGCAAGAGCGACCAGCAGAACATCCTGCACGTCGCCCGCGTGCCGATCCTGTTCGGCAAAGGGCTCGAATCGACCGACACCATTGCCGTTGGCGCCGGATCTATGATCAAGACAGATCGCGCTGACGCCGACCTCAAGTTCGTGGAGCACAGCGGCAAGGCGATCGATGCCGGCCGTTTGTCCATCCTCGACCTCGAGGACCGCATGCGCCAGGCCGGCGCCGAGCTGCTGGTGATCAAGCCCGGTAATGTGACCGAGACCCAAACGCTGGCCGACAACGAGCAGGGCGCCTGCGCGCTGCAGAAGGTGGCTGAGAACATCGAAGACTCGGGCGACCAGGCGCTGCAGTTCATGGCCGAATGGGTTGGCGAGGCCGAAGGCGGCCACATCACCGTGTTCAAAGACTTCGGCGCCGCCACCTTGGCAGAGGCCAGCGCGGAGCTGCTGCTCAAGGCCAACCAAGCCGGCAAGCTGTCCAACGAGTCGTTCTACGGTGAGTTGCAACGGCGCGGCATTGTCCGGCCGGACGCAACCTGGGCGGAGGAACAAGAGAAGATCGACGCGCAGGGCCCGGCGCTGGGCAACATGCCGGACCCCGACGCGCCGCCGGCGCCACCACCGAAGGCCAAGCCTAAAGCACCATGA
- a CDS encoding structural protein, translating into MIDPLLDHTVRHQVNMTQYGNYVLAKMIRILNLSDADLIGALNAALEDMDADSFKVQRLDKLLASVREVNTQAYAALYGGMTDELAAYVEYEGQFQYDLYKHVVPVTFSIASVVPEQVYAAAMAQPMQGRLLKDWAANLSASRLQRVKDTIAVGYTQGKTTGDIVREIRGTRALNYADGLLDTSRREVDAVVRTALSHTAQITRKRFTEENDDILGDEMWVSTLDGRTSPECRARDHKLYSKIEHKPVGHDLPWRSGPGRIHWCCRSSSIALLKGQKTLYGSRAAAGGPVDANLTYADWFKRQSAEVQDHVIGAARGDLYRAGKFDVKDFTNDKGRMASLKELRERDASAFAQ; encoded by the coding sequence ATGATCGATCCTCTGCTCGACCACACTGTCCGCCACCAGGTGAACATGACCCAGTACGGCAACTACGTGCTGGCGAAGATGATCCGGATCCTGAACCTGTCCGATGCCGATCTGATTGGCGCCCTGAATGCGGCGCTGGAGGATATGGACGCGGACTCGTTCAAGGTCCAGCGCTTGGACAAGCTGCTGGCCAGCGTGCGGGAGGTGAACACCCAAGCCTACGCCGCGCTGTACGGCGGCATGACCGACGAGCTGGCCGCCTACGTGGAATACGAAGGCCAGTTCCAGTACGACCTGTACAAGCACGTCGTGCCGGTCACGTTCAGCATCGCCAGCGTGGTACCGGAGCAGGTCTACGCGGCAGCCATGGCGCAGCCGATGCAGGGCCGCCTGCTCAAGGACTGGGCTGCCAACCTGTCGGCCAGCCGCCTGCAGCGCGTCAAGGACACTATCGCCGTGGGCTATACCCAGGGCAAAACCACGGGCGACATCGTGCGCGAGATTCGCGGCACGCGCGCCCTGAACTACGCCGACGGCCTGCTCGACACCAGTCGCCGGGAAGTCGACGCGGTGGTGCGCACGGCCCTGAGCCACACCGCGCAGATCACGCGCAAGCGGTTCACGGAAGAGAACGACGACATTCTCGGCGACGAGATGTGGGTGAGCACCCTCGACGGCCGCACTAGCCCCGAGTGCCGCGCTCGCGACCACAAGCTGTATTCGAAGATCGAGCACAAGCCGGTGGGCCACGATCTGCCGTGGCGATCCGGTCCAGGCCGCATCCATTGGTGCTGCCGCTCGTCGTCGATCGCGCTTCTCAAGGGGCAGAAGACTCTTTACGGCTCGCGTGCTGCTGCCGGCGGACCGGTCGATGCGAACTTGACCTATGCGGACTGGTTCAAGCGGCAGAGCGCTGAGGTGCAGGACCATGTCATCGGCGCGGCGCGCGGTGACCTGTACCGCGCCGGCAAATTCGACGTGAAGGACTTCACGAACGACAAGGGCCGTATGGCATCGCTCAAGGAACTGCGAGAGCGTGATGCCAGCGCCTTTGCCCAGTGA